GTTTAGCTTCTGCCAGTGCGATATGCTCGTGAGAGATATCTACCAGGAACAGAGCAGCTGGAACGCGAGCCAGTTGAGCGATACCGCCCAGTACTTTCTCCATTTTCTCTTTATCGCGGGATAAAGTCAGGCGCTCTTTTTTAGTGATATTGTCGAAAGTACCGTCAGCCAGCATTTTTTCGATGCTCTGCATTTTCTTAACGCTCTTACGGATAGTTGCGAAGTTGGTAAGCATACCACCTAACCATCTTTCAGTAACGTAAGGCATATTGATATTGCGTGCAGCGTCAGCTACGATTTCTTTAGCTTGTTTTTTAGTTGCAACGAACATGATCTTCTTACCGCTTTTTGCGATAGATTTCAGGGCAGAAGCTGCTTCCTGTAAACCTTCAACGGTTTTGTTCAGATCGATGATATGAATACCTTTCTTTTCTGCGAAAATATAAGGCAGCATTTTCGGGTTCCATTTTTTCTTCAGGTGACCGAAGTGAACACCTGCCTCCAGTAACTGCTGCTGCAATGAGGTATTATTTTCCATGTTTATATTGCTCAATTAAAAGGATCAAATAATAATACTGTAGCGGATAATGAAAAGCGCATCCGCCAACAGCTCAAAAATATTAGCGTTTAGAGAACTGGAAGCTTCTTCTAGCTTTTGCTTTACCTGGTTTCTTACGTTCTACCGCTCTTGGATCACGTTTCAGCAGACCAGCTGCTTTCAGTGCAGGACGGAACTCTGGATTCACTTCGCACAGTGCGCGGGCGATACCCAGTTTAATAGCTTCTGCCTGACCTTTGATACCACCACCCTGTGCATTCACTTTCAGGTCGAATTTATCAACCGCATCGATGGTTTTCAGAGGAGCCTCTACCTGGTTCTGCAGGTAAATCAGAGAAAAGTAGTTTTTATAATCTTTGTCGTTAATAACGATAGCACCGGTACCTTTAGTGATATAAACACGGGCAACCGCTTCCTTACGACGACCTATTGTATTTTTTTGCTTTTCCATGTATCAGAGAAAAATTAGAAAGTTAAAGGTTGTGGTTTCTGAGCTGCATGAGGATGTTCAGCTCCGGCATATACAAACAGTTTTTTGTACATTTTACGACCCAGGCGATTTTTAGGAAGCATACCTTTTACAGCTTTCTCAATCATAACCTCAGGACGGCGACGGATCAGGTCCTTAGCCAGCTCGATTCTCTGACCACCAGGGAAACCAGTGTAGTGGATGTATTCTTTCTCATCCATTTTGTTACCGGTTAATTTGATCTTTTCAGCGTTGATAACGATGATATAGTCACCGCAATCAGTATGAGGAGTATAGTAAGGTTTGTTCTTACCTCTTAAAATAGCGGCCATTTTAGCAGCAACCCTGCCAAGTGTCAGATTGGTAGCATCTACGATGTGCCAGTCACGCGTTACGTAAGCGTCGTTTGCCGATTTTGTTTTAAAACTTAAAGTGTTCATTGTTGTATACGATAAAGATTACGTCTTGTAAACAATTCCCCAATTACAGGGAGGTGCAAAGGTAAGTTTCACATTCTTAATAACAATACATTTTCAGCACTTTTTTGCATAGCACCTTTGTAACTAATTGATGTTCAATAAAAATTTTGTTTAAAAGTTATTAACAGCATTTGTCGTCCCCGTTGATAAGTCGATTTTTTCTCATATAAAGAGGCCCGAAATAACAGATATTCAGCAGATCTGCTATTTCGGGCCGCAGTATAATAATATATGATAAGCCTAATCCCGGCTACGACCACCTAAAAATATCATCAGGTATTGTACAAAGGTAGCAATGGATGCCAAAGCGGCTACTACGTAGGTCATAGCAGCCCACCAGAGGGCATTTTTGGCCTTGTCATGCTCCCCTTTCGCCATAATGGTAGTGTTATCCAGCCAGGCCAGTGCCCTCCTGGATGCGTCAAATTCGACCGGCAGGGTAATAATGGCAAACAAAGTGGTTATGCCGAACATAATAATACCTATCAATAATAACTGTGGAAAAGTGTTGATCAGCAATATGCCGCCCAGCAATACCCAGTTTACAATGCTGGCACTCCACTGCACCGCCGGCACCAGTTTGGAGCGCATGCCCAGCCACGGATAATGTGCCGCATCCTGTACCGCATGCCCGCACTCGTGCGCTGCTACGGCAGCGGCAGCCACATTGGCGCCATTATATACATCCGGACTTAAATTCACCGTTTTATCGCCCGGATTGTAGTGGTCAGAGAGAAATCCATCCACGGATCTCACCTGAACATCATATATCTTATTGTCTTTCAACATTTTCTCCGCTATTTCCCGGCCGGTTAGCCCGGAAGAGGTAGGTATCTCGCTATATTCCCGGAAACGGCTCTTTAATACCGCCCCAACCAACATACTGATCCCCACAAAAATCAAAGAAACGATCATTATTCCTGGTGTCATATGCAATAATTTTTACAGAATATCTGAGAAAATGAGGTCAAAAACCCTTCCAACTCATCCCCTTTAACGTTTATTTAGGGGTTACCTGACACCCCTTCTTTTATCCGTCTACCTTTCCGTTCATCCATAAATTTAACACTGCCATATTGGCGAAATAGAACTTTTTTTAAGCATTTTTTGCGACTATTTGTCACACAACCTACCCATATAGACCGATCGGTTTTCATATGCAAAATTCCCTGACATCACCCCTATTTATCAACATTTTATGGCTTGCCAATGAAAGTAATATTGAACCAAAAAGGGGGCTGAAACAAGCGATGGCAGCCACTTTATAACATTAAAAAAATACCTCAAAAGTTATTCACATCGATTAAATAAACTTTTTTATTCTGAACCCATTTAGTAATTTAGACCTGAATTTAATGGGTTAGTAAGTAGAAAGAGTCAACGGAATCTTCCGTTTGGCTCTTTTCTCATTTTAGGGGAATCATTCACCCGGATTTTAATCTTCTTACCTCATCTTTTATCTCCCATATTTTATAAATCCATTTATTTTGTACCTCGCCTTTTCAAAAATCTATGAGTAAAATTAAAACTGCATTCTTCTGTCAGAATTGTGGATATGAATCTGCTAAATGGAATGGTAAATGTCCAAGTTGCGGTCAATGGAACACCTTCGTTGAAGAACGCGTTCAAAAAGATATTCCGCTGAAACAAGACTGGAAAAACCAGGACAGCAATCCGGCACGCACCCAAAAGATTGTTAGTCTGTCTGATATACAAACAGTAGCGGAAAAAAGATTACTGACGCCGGACAATGAGCTGAACCGCGTACTGGGCGGTGGTATCGTTGCAGGCTCTCTCGTACTCGTTGGTGGTGAACCTGGTATAGGAAAGTCTACTTTGTTTCTTCAGAATGCACTTCAACTGAAAGATGTAAGAACGCTTTATATCAGTGGTGAAGAAAGTGAGCAACAGATCAAAATGAGGGCAGACAGAATCCAAAGTTCCAATGATCAGTTTTACCTGTTAACGGAAACATCCACCCAAACGATCTTCCAGGAAATTAAAAAACTGCAGCCGCAGTTAGTGATTGTGGATTCTATTCAAACATTGCAGTCGCCCTTCATAGAATCAGCACCAGGAAGCGTTTCGCAGATCAGGGAAACAACTGCTGAGTTACAGCGATTTGCAAAGGAAAGCAACATTCCTGTTTTCCTGATCGGGCATATTACCAAAGATGGCTCCATTGCAGGACCAAAAGTTTTGGAGCATATGGTTGATACCGTATTGCAGTTTGAGGGAGATCAGCATTATGCCTATCGCATTCTGCGTACTATCAAAAACCGTTTTGGATCTACTGCGGAACTGGGCATTTATGAAATGACCGGCACAGGGTTAAGGCAGGTTACTAATCCTTCCGAAATTCTGATCTCGCAAAGAGACGATTTATTAAGCGGTGTAGCTATCTCTGCTACAATGGAAGGGATGCGTCCACTGCTGGTGGAAGTACAGGCACTGGTAACCCAGTCTGTTTACGGCACACCACAGCGAACCGCCACCGGCTTCGATTTGCGCCGTCTGCAACTGCTGCTGGCCGTACTGGAAAAAAGAGGTGGTTTCCACTTCGGTGTGAAGGATGTTTTTCTGAATATTGCGGGAGGGTTAAGAGTAGAAGATCCTTCTATCGACCTCGCTGTATTATGCGCTTTATTATCTTCCTATGAAGATATTGCACTGCCAAATAAGCTCTGCTTTGCCGGCGAAGTTGGCCTCAGCGGTGAGATCCGTGCAGTCAACAGGATTGAGCAGCGTATTGCCGAAGCTGAGAAACTCGGTTTTGAAAAAATATTTATCTCCAGATACAACAAAAAAGGAATAGATTTCAGTAAATTCAATATAGAAGTGATTGCGGTTGGACGTGTGGAAGAAGTATACCAACAACTGTTTTGATCCAATAACCATTAACGTATGATTTCCCGTTTGTTAACTCCTTTAATGGAGCTATTCTATCCTCATTGCTGTGACATTTGCGGTGCCGACTTAAATGACAAAGCAGAGAAACTATGTATCTCCTGTGCAGCAGGATTACCGGCAACACAATATCACTTACTGGCCAACAACCCGGTGGAGAAGATCTTCTGGGGAAGAGCACCGGTGAGTCATGCCATGGCTGGGTACTACTATACCAAATCGGCAGGAATACAACAGCTGATACATCTTTTTAAATATAAGAACCGGCAGGATATTGCGTTATACATGGGCAGGAAGATGGGACATATGCTGTTACAAAGTGAATGGCTATACGAAATTGATGCGCTGATACCTGTGCCGCTGTTCCCGGGAAAAGAAAGGCAGCGGGGATATAACCAGGCTACCCTGTTGTGCCAGGGAATTGCAGCTATCACCGGCAAATCAATCTGGACCGACGTACTCAGGCGGGAAAAATATACAAATACACAAACCCGAAAAGGGAGGGTGAGCAGGTGGGATAATGTTTCCGATGTTTTCAATGTAAGTAAATCTTTGAAAGGCAATCACTTATTACTGGTAGATGATGTAATTACTACCGGTGCCACCACTGAAGCCTGCTGCCTTGCCCTTCAAAAAGCAGGCGCCAATGTCAGTGTTTCCTGTCTGGCATATGCCTGGACATAGAAAAAACCCAAAATCTAATAACGGATAATTAACTTTATATTTTAATCAGCACATTTAATTTTGATAGGACTAATACCATAGTAATATGTTTAAACTTGCCATTCTATCTGTCGTTATGTTTTTTGCAGCAGCAGCCTCCCACTTATATGACTTTAAAGTAGACGCCGTAGAGGGCGGCAAAATCGATTTCTCCAAATACAAGGGAAAGAAGGTCCTGATTGTAAATACGGCCTCTCTCTGCGGTAACACGCCTCAATATGAAGGGCTGGAAAAATTGTATAAAAAGTATGAAGGTAAACTGGTGATAGTTGGTTTTCCTGCCAATAACTTCGGTAGTCAGGAACCAGGATCAAATAAAGAGATCCAGGAATTCTGTACAAAAAAATATGCCGTAACTTTTCCTATGGCTGCAAAAATTTCTGTTAAGGGTGCCGACATCCACCCATTGTATAAATGGCTGACAGACGAAAGCAAAGCAAAACACATGGAGCCAACGGAAGTGACCTGGAATTTTCAGAAATATCTTTTAGATGAAAAAGGCAACCTGGTTGCTGTATTCTCTCCTAAAACACAGCCGGAAGCACCTGAAGTAATCGCAGCAATAGAGAAAAAATACTAATCTTCTTTCATAATCCTTAGCCAGCTCTTAGTGTATATGTATACGCTACTATCGGTTATGCCCACACGCAGCTGATATAGCCATCTTTTACACCTAGTTCTTTAATGCATGAAACCATATTTAAACCGCTCAGGAAAACTATGCCTTCTAATGCTGGTTGTGTTGTTAATCTCTGGTGTGGCCTGCCAGAACACCATCGACGGCCCTTCGATGAATTGTCCGGGCATGAGTTTTCAATTGAACCTTAACAACCTGCCATACGCCTTAAACCTTAGCAGTAGTACTTTCTTCCGTCAGAAAACAGATAGTGGCGGCCGCAAATACCTAAGCATAGAAGCAGTAAATGACAGCGTGAAAATCATTATTAATGTGAATGATGGCATGTATTCAGACAGCCTGATTCAAAACGATTCCATTACCTACAAAACATATAGCTACTCCAAATCATCCAAAGTGCAGGGTGGACTGGTTATAGTTGGCATACAGGTACCGGGTGACTATGGCTATAAATACCTGGATACTGACACCAGCAGTGTGACTATCACGAAAATTAATCCCCAGACGAAAAAAGTCTATGGTTACTACTATGTATCCTCCTCGGGCCACACGGTACTGGGCAGTGGCAGTTTCGAAAGCACCTGCTATCTGTCACTCCGCTAGACCTGTTTAGCGGCTTTTCATTATCTTGCGGCATGCTTTTTACAGACATTATAGGACAATCTGCCGTATCCAGACAGCTGGTGCAATCCGTACAACAGAACAGGCTTAGTCATGCCATGATTTTGCTGGCGCCGGAAGGTGCCGGAGGATTACCACTCGGGCTGGCATTTACGCAGTACCTGGTTTGTGAAAACAAGCAGCAGGAAGGGGCCTGTGGGCAATGTCCGGGCTGTATTAAAGCCTCTCAGTATATTCACCCGGACATACACTTTTCTTATCCGGTTATTCCCCGTAAATCGGGCGACAAACCTGTCAGCACAGATTATATCAATGAATGGAGGGAATTTGTAGGTGTCAACCCTTATGGGAATGCCTATGACTGGCTGCAATTCATTGGTGCCGAGAACAAACAGGGAAATATTACTGCAACAGAGTGCCAGGATATCATCCGTAAGCTGAACCTGAAAAGCTTTGAAAGTGGTTATAAGATCCTGCTGATGTGGATGCCGGAATATCTTGGCAATGAGGGGAACCGCTTGCTGAAGCTAATAGAGGAGCCTCCTGTTAATACACTTTTTATTCTGATAGCTGAAAACCAGGAACAGATCCTGGCCACCATACTTTCCAGGACCCACCTGATAAAAGTGAACCCCATCCCGAAAGAGGATATGGTGAAATCACTGGTGGAAAAGGGAAACGTTCCTCCACAGCGGGCACAGCAAATCGCTACTATTACTGCCGGCAATTACAGGGAAGCCGTTTACCTGTTGCAGCATTCGGACGACGATTATCATGAATTGCTGCGCAACTGGCTGAACTACATATTTACGGGTAACCGGCCTGCTTTGCAGGAGTGGATCGAAGCTATTTCCAGTGCCAAAACCGGTAGGGAAAACCAGAAACAGTTTCTCCGATATTTCATCAACCTGCTGGAACATACTATCCGGTTACAGTTTATAGATCGTAGTCAGCTGGCATTTTCTGCTGAGGAAATGGACTTTTCTGCGAAGTTGCTGAAACTGGCCAATCTGGAGCAAATGGAGCAGATTATCGAATTATTGGACAATTCCTACTATCATATTGAGCGGAACGCCAACGCCAAGATGCTATTTCATGCCCTGTCCATCAAGCTACAATATATATTCAAAAAGAAAGCTATACCTACAATCTAAGAAGCACCGGACTTTAGGGGCCATATCATCGCGATTTCCTTATCTTTGCTGCATTCCGTCTTTTTGTTTTTATTGCAGGAATACTGTATATTAAAGGATTGGAATGACCTGAAATGCTTATTTCTAAAATTTAAACTAATTAATAATATGGCTTGTGCCGGATGTGGTACGGGTGTAGATGGTAAGCCGTCGGGATGTAAGAGTAATGGAGGATGCAGTACAGGAGGTTGCAACAGACTGAATGTGTTTGATTGGTTGTCCAATATTCCACTCGCAGATAGCTTAGCACCATTTGACATTATTGAAGTAAGTTTTAATAACGGCAGTCGCAAGGATTTCTACCGTAATATTACCAAACAGCACCTGGATAAGGGCGAGATGGTTACGGTGGAAGGTATCAGCGGCTTTGACGTTGGATCAGTAAGCCTGACAGGCGAGCTTGTAAAACTACAGATGAAAAAGCGGCGTGCAGAAGACACACCCGAAGTAAAAAAAGTTCTTCGCCGCGCAACCCACGACGACCTGCAAAGGATGAGTGACAATAAAGCCCGTGAAAAGGAAGCACTGATTAAATCAAGGGCATTAGCCCGCAACCTGGGGCTGGAAATGAAACTCACAGAGGTCGAAATTCAGGCCGATGGCCGTAAAGCAACGTTCTTTTATACTGCCGATGATCGTGTCGATTTCCGCGAACTGATCAAAGTATATGCTTCCGAATTCAGGGCTAAAGTGGAGATGCGCCAGATAGGCGCCCGCCAGGAAGCCGGAAAAGTAGGTGGTATCGGTAGTTGCGGACGTGAACTTTGCTGTTCTACCTGGTTATCTGATTTCAAAAGCGTAAATACTACTGCTGCCAGATATCAGAACCTTTCAATTAACCAGGCTAAGTTATCCGGACAATGTGGCCGCCTCAAATGCTGCCTCAACTATGAACTGGATACTTATATGGATGCGCTGAAGGACTTCCCTGAAGATGCAGACACCATCGAAACCGCCAATGGAGTAGCTACCCTCCAGAAACGTGATATCTTCAAGAGCCTGATGTGGTACTCTTATGAAGGCAGCAACAAACAATACCCGCTGACAATCTCCCGTGCAAAAGAAATCCGTCACCTGAACAAACAAGGTGTTAAACCGGAAGATCTGAAAGCAGTTGAAGTGGTGAATGTCAACAAACCTAAAGAAGCAGATCTTGGTTTTGCGGACGTAGTAGGACAAATCAGTCTGAAATCCCTGGAGAAAACTGTCCAGAAGCGCAAACAAAAAGATAAAGACAAACAAAAACAACAAAAAGCGGAAGCTCCTAATAAGCAGCAGCAACATTCCAAACAGGAACCTAAACAGCAGCACGCCAAACAGGACAACCGCCAGCCAGAGCGCCAGAAACAAAAGCAGGATAATAACAATCGTCCTCCGCAGAAACAGGGTGGCCAGCAACAAAACCAGCCACGCCAACAACGCGATCAGCAGCCACGCCAGCAACAAGGCCAGCAGCAAGGGCAAAAACAGGATAACCAGGGACAGGGTCAAGGTCAACAGCCTAAACAAGACCGCAGACCGCCAAGGCACCACAATAAGCCGAAGCCGTCCAACAATCCTAACAACAACAACAATAATAATAAAGGCTAATTCAGGTCATAAAAGCAATAAAAAACCCTTCTGTCGTGAGGCAGAAGGGTTTTTTATTTTCCAATGTCATTAACTTAAAAGGCCGCCCAGACGGAGCAGCCTTTGTTAATAATTGGTTTTTGCTTATGAGAAAAATTTAAATATCATATTTCTTGTTGCATAATTATCTCACTATAACCTGCTATTCTTCGTTTTCGAACAACAGCTTATAGTAATGCATATTGGTAAGTTCATCAAACCCGCGCTCTATCAGCTCCCGGTTACCATGTATGTATATATGGAAATTCTTATCCAGCTTAACCACACTCTTAAAAGCTTTTTGCTGCTTTTTATAGGCTTGTGCGGATATGTCAAATTCATCAGGAATTTCTTGCTGAAACGTTTGCTGGTATTCATTTCTGTACTCCTTGAACGAGGCAATGGCATCCGGATGACCTAACACTTCATTGGCAAAGTCCTCCATCTGAAACTGCTCCTTTTCCTTGAAGTATGCTGCGGACTTATTCAGCAGATCTACCTGATCTACCCTATCCATCTCGTATTCTGTGGGCAGCTTATTACTAATAAACTGCTTACACATATTTACAGCCGTTTCTGTCTGATGGTAACTGTCCTCCCTACGTTGGACCTGTAAAAAAGCGTCTTTCCAGTAGATAGCTTCGGTTTGTTTGCTGACACTGTCAACAATACTCACCTTATAACCGTCCTCTTCTTCCACATTAAAGATCAAACATCCTTTATCAAGCTTGTTGATATTGATCCCATCTTCATAATTTACCTGGTAATTTTCATCTTCGAGGTAGACTTTCAAATAGGTATCGCGGTTTTCAGACTTGAAGATTCCTATCGCTGCAACCTCTTCTCCATCCACCTGACACTTGCTAAAGTAGGCTATATACAGCTCTCCGCCTTTGATTTTGGGATGGGTGGAGTGTTTATATAGATGTTTGGCAATATTTACAGACTGCTCCTGAAACTCACTTTGGTCGCCAAATATACGTCGACAATATTGAAAAATCTCATTCAATTGCAAATCCGCTTCATGAAAAAAACGGAAATATTCCGCTGATTTCGTGAATGGCTGGATGAAATATGTAATCAATAACTGGCCTATCGTTTCATCCGTCAGCTCCAATGGAGCCTTGGAAAATATCAGTGGCTCCTCATTTGATGAATTACCTACTTTATGAATGGTCAGGTGCGACAGATCATTAAACTCCGAAACGTGAATCATGCGGGCAAAATTAGTAAAATACCACACATAGAATTTTATGCCGGTCATCTTCCTATATCAGCAAAAAACAGAATGCCCTGCCCGCCCGCATTTCCCGCTAATCAAGTAAAAAATAAATTTTCAGCTTAGTTGAGTATTTTGATCTCCGCAAAAACTTCAGCTATCATGAAAAAAATATGCTTACTGCTACTCGCAGGTAGTAGCATGTCTGCCTTCGCTCAGCAAGCCCCTGCCGCACGGCCGCTTTACACCGCCCAGGACCTGACCGCAGAAAAGATGTTCTCTGTAAATATTGAAGGACCAAACTTCGATAAAGCCGGTAATTTCTACGTGGTAAACTTCCAGAAAGACGGCACCATCGGGAAAATCGATACCAAAACCGGTGCCGGCCAGATCTTCGTTACGCTCCCCGACTCCAGCATCGGCAACAGCGTGAACTTCGACAGCAAAGGAACCATGTACCTGCCCGACTTCAAAGGCCATAACATCCTGACGGTGGATATGAAAACAAAAAAGGTAGGCATCTACGTACATTCTGATCAATTCAATCAACCTAATGATCTGTGTATCAATAAAAAAGATCAAATTTTCGCCTCTGATCCCAACTGGAAAAACAGCAAAGGTCAGCTGTGGAGAGTAGATAAAGACCGCAAACCAGTACTGCTGGAAACGGACATGGGCACCACCAACGGGATAGAACTCAGCCCGGATGAAAAAACGCTCTACGTCAACGAAAGCATCCAACGCAATATCTGGAAATATGATGTGGACAAAAATGGTAATATCTCCAATAAAACCCTGTTTGCCACCTTCCCGGACTATGGCTTCGATGGCATGAAATGCGACAAAGCCGGCAACCTCTACGTAGCCCGCTGGGGAAAAGGTACTATCGCTGTACTTTCTCCCGATGGGAAACTGGTCAGAGAAGTTCCCCTGAAAGGAAAACAGTGCAGCAACCTGATTTTTGGAGACAAAGATGGCAAAACCGTATATGTGACGCTGCAGGACAGGAAATGTGTAGAGACTTTCAGAGTAGAAACTCCTGGGAAGAGATATTAATTTTCTTTTCTGTCCTTCGGACAGAAAAGAAAAACAAAATGGGCGACCCGCACCCGCGGATCGCCCATTTTGCTTATTTATAAAGCGCGATTACTTTATTATCAGCAACCATCCTTTTCCTTTTGAAACAGGGATAGCCGCATCTTTGGCAAATACCTGCCCTGGCTGGAAATTACGTACATCCGGCGCCGTAATAGTAGCTTTGGATGGGTCGATACCAAGTGCCTTCCAGTCGATATTCAGGTGAATGGTTGTATCCTCAGCAGCCCAGCTGGCAAGGGATACCAGCACCGCACCGTTTTTACGGTATATCGTTGCCGGCACATTCGGATTGTCGGTTTTAACCGGGTTGTTTTCTACCCAGTAGCCCACCATTTTACTGCCCTGCATACCAAAATCATCCCATACTTTCCAGATGGGACGCGGATCTGCATTGTCAGACCATGGCATACGGTTAGTCATACCATATACCATTCCTCTCCATAAATTACCACCATCCTGCAGCATCTCTCCCATCAATCCGAATGGAATTCCGCTTACTTCTGTCAGGAAGAAATCCGGCGTGTTCTTTTCATAATCGAAGTATTCTCCGAACCAAAGCCGGTTCAGATAAGGGAAATGCTCCATATACAACATGCCGCTATTGATAAATCCATCGGACTTATTATACTGATTAGCGGAGTGCAGGTCGATGATACCGGGATGTCCGTCTTGCGTGAGCACACGCTTGATACGCTTCATAGTTACACGGTCGAAGGCCACATCATCAAGATAAATACCGTCGATGCCAACATTTTGCACCAGCCAGTTCATTCCTTCCACATAATAGTTGTGCCAGCGGTTCATACCACTATTGATGATGGCAGCATCTTTAAATTCGGGCACAAACCAGGCAGCGATATAGTCTTTTTCCACGTGTTCCTGCAGCCAGCTGAAGCCACCACCCTTTCCGGGACTGTATACTTCATGCCCCAGACTACGCAGCGGGAATGTTTCCCAGGCATGGTTGGAAAGCTCTCTGACTGTATTGTAGATCTTCACTTTCAAGCCTTTGCTATGTGCCATATCCACGTAATCCTTCATCTTCTTCCATTCAATAAACGGATAGTTGATCCATGGATTGATTTCATTTCCGTGGTGGATATTCACGACAGTAGCCCCGGTAGCCTTGATGGTATCCAGGTTGTCATATTTATGATAGAAACGGGTAGACCATTGGAAGTCCGTATTGATGGTATGGAATGGTGTGATAAAGAGATGAAAATTATAATACAGCACATCTCCTTTATGCATGGTGCGGGCGCCGGAATACATATTGGCCAGCACCGATTTACCTTTCAGCGCCACTGTGATCCCGCCTTTATCACCATTGGCCCATGAGCCAGGCAACAGTAAAGGTTTTTGCAGGTAGAAGTTTGTATTGAGCGGCCTTACATAATTTTCATCACGAACGGTGAATTGCAGGCCGGCATTGACATCCCCTACCCAGGCGCCATCCTGGTTTTTGTTTTTAACATCCCATTTCCAGTCGATTTTTTCAGGACGGAGGCCACCTTTCTGGTTAAGCCCCATCATGTATTTCGCCACGGAAGGCTCAAACGGAATATGCATGGTGATGTCTTTCAGGTCAACATCTTCCAGTGCTGTCACCTTTACGGTGTATTCCATATAGCCGTCGAATTCGATGCCGGCGTCTATGTCCATTTGCAGTCCTGGTGCGGTATTCTGGGCATGCCAGGTGATCTTTCCTGCATCTTTCGACGCTACCTGCCAGCCTTTGCTTTGCCATTTCAGGTCTTTGCCGTCAGCGGCAGCGAAGAAGTGGAAATGTATCGGCTCTGCGAGCAGATTCCTTCCCTGTTGCGTCATTTCTGTCATTTCAGGGGTGAAGAAAGTCTGGATTTGTGCAGGGAAACCTTCTTTATTAATACCCACTTTACGACCCAGTAAACTGATGACTGTGTCTTTCAGCTCCAGCGGCGTGTATGGTGCGATTACTGCATTTTCCTGTGCCAGTGTGGAGTTCAGCCATTTCAGACGGGTCTGTTTCCATGGTTCATTGAACCCGCTGTTGACAGCAGTTTTAGCGGTAACAGTAAAGGATATACGAACGGGCATGGCGGGCATACCGGCAGGCTTCACCATCGCAGTAGCGCTATAACTTCCTGTGGCGGCGTCTTTGGGCACATCAATA
This window of the Chitinophaga sp. Cy-1792 genome carries:
- the rpsI gene encoding 30S ribosomal protein S9 — its product is MEKQKNTIGRRKEAVARVYITKGTGAIVINDKDYKNYFSLIYLQNQVEAPLKTIDAVDKFDLKVNAQGGGIKGQAEAIKLGIARALCEVNPEFRPALKAAGLLKRDPRAVERKKPGKAKARRSFQFSKR
- a CDS encoding DNA polymerase III subunit delta', translating into MLFTDIIGQSAVSRQLVQSVQQNRLSHAMILLAPEGAGGLPLGLAFTQYLVCENKQQEGACGQCPGCIKASQYIHPDIHFSYPVIPRKSGDKPVSTDYINEWREFVGVNPYGNAYDWLQFIGAENKQGNITATECQDIIRKLNLKSFESGYKILLMWMPEYLGNEGNRLLKLIEEPPVNTLFILIAENQEQILATILSRTHLIKVNPIPKEDMVKSLVEKGNVPPQRAQQIATITAGNYREAVYLLQHSDDDYHELLRNWLNYIFTGNRPALQEWIEAISSAKTGRENQKQFLRYFINLLEHTIRLQFIDRSQLAFSAEEMDFSAKLLKLANLEQMEQIIELLDNSYYHIERNANAKMLFHALSIKLQYIFKKKAIPTI
- the rpsB gene encoding 30S ribosomal protein S2 yields the protein MENNTSLQQQLLEAGVHFGHLKKKWNPKMLPYIFAEKKGIHIIDLNKTVEGLQEAASALKSIAKSGKKIMFVATKKQAKEIVADAARNINMPYVTERWLGGMLTNFATIRKSVKKMQSIEKMLADGTFDNITKKERLTLSRDKEKMEKVLGGIAQLARVPAALFLVDISHEHIALAEAKRLGIVTFGMVDTNSDPTKVDFAIPANDDATKSIAIITSYICAAIAEGLSERATEKTEEVEEEEEAEDKAGKFEAEGGDEKGERGRRPGGGANRGGGQGGGQNRGGGQGGQNRGGGQNRGGQGGQNRGGGQGGGQRRTSNTGSGPRKPGGAR
- a CDS encoding glutathione peroxidase, with product MFKLAILSVVMFFAAAASHLYDFKVDAVEGGKIDFSKYKGKKVLIVNTASLCGNTPQYEGLEKLYKKYEGKLVIVGFPANNFGSQEPGSNKEIQEFCTKKYAVTFPMAAKISVKGADIHPLYKWLTDESKAKHMEPTEVTWNFQKYLLDEKGNLVAVFSPKTQPEAPEVIAAIEKKY
- a CDS encoding zinc metallopeptidase; the protein is MTPGIMIVSLIFVGISMLVGAVLKSRFREYSEIPTSSGLTGREIAEKMLKDNKIYDVQVRSVDGFLSDHYNPGDKTVNLSPDVYNGANVAAAAVAAHECGHAVQDAAHYPWLGMRSKLVPAVQWSASIVNWVLLGGILLINTFPQLLLIGIIMFGITTLFAIITLPVEFDASRRALAWLDNTTIMAKGEHDKAKNALWWAAMTYVVAALASIATFVQYLMIFLGGRSRD
- a CDS encoding ComF family protein: MELFYPHCCDICGADLNDKAEKLCISCAAGLPATQYHLLANNPVEKIFWGRAPVSHAMAGYYYTKSAGIQQLIHLFKYKNRQDIALYMGRKMGHMLLQSEWLYEIDALIPVPLFPGKERQRGYNQATLLCQGIAAITGKSIWTDVLRREKYTNTQTRKGRVSRWDNVSDVFNVSKSLKGNHLLLVDDVITTGATTEACCLALQKAGANVSVSCLAYAWT
- the radA gene encoding DNA repair protein RadA; translated protein: MSKIKTAFFCQNCGYESAKWNGKCPSCGQWNTFVEERVQKDIPLKQDWKNQDSNPARTQKIVSLSDIQTVAEKRLLTPDNELNRVLGGGIVAGSLVLVGGEPGIGKSTLFLQNALQLKDVRTLYISGEESEQQIKMRADRIQSSNDQFYLLTETSTQTIFQEIKKLQPQLVIVDSIQTLQSPFIESAPGSVSQIRETTAELQRFAKESNIPVFLIGHITKDGSIAGPKVLEHMVDTVLQFEGDQHYAYRILRTIKNRFGSTAELGIYEMTGTGLRQVTNPSEILISQRDDLLSGVAISATMEGMRPLLVEVQALVTQSVYGTPQRTATGFDLRRLQLLLAVLEKRGGFHFGVKDVFLNIAGGLRVEDPSIDLAVLCALLSSYEDIALPNKLCFAGEVGLSGEIRAVNRIEQRIAEAEKLGFEKIFISRYNKKGIDFSKFNIEVIAVGRVEEVYQQLF
- the rplM gene encoding 50S ribosomal protein L13, which encodes MNTLSFKTKSANDAYVTRDWHIVDATNLTLGRVAAKMAAILRGKNKPYYTPHTDCGDYIIVINAEKIKLTGNKMDEKEYIHYTGFPGGQRIELAKDLIRRRPEVMIEKAVKGMLPKNRLGRKMYKKLFVYAGAEHPHAAQKPQPLTF